The Candidatus Desulfofervidus auxilii genome has a segment encoding these proteins:
- the bioB gene encoding biotin synthase BioB encodes MENLKLIEEIAKRILKGKDISFDDAYYLMKIKGADIYHLLAWANQIREKFKGKIINFCGIINAKSGKCSEDCAFCAQSIYHKTKIRVYPLMSVKEIVSEAKERIKQGAKRISIVTSGRKVNNEELKIICEAIRYIKDMGVFSCVSLGLLDKEALLKLKEAGLNRYHHNLQTSEDFYPKICTTHSYEEKINTIKDAKEIGLSVCCGGIMGMGEKEEDQIKLAFLLKKLNVDAIPINFLHPIAGTRLEHLKLLTPLNCLKIIAIYRFILPDKEIIICGGRELNLRQLQNFMFVAGATGTIVGNYLTTKGRTPEADIELAEDMELKIK; translated from the coding sequence ATGGAAAATCTTAAACTTATTGAAGAAATAGCAAAAAGGATATTAAAAGGTAAAGATATCTCCTTTGATGATGCTTATTATTTAATGAAAATAAAAGGGGCAGATATTTATCATCTTCTTGCTTGGGCAAATCAGATAAGGGAGAAATTTAAAGGTAAAATAATAAATTTTTGTGGTATTATCAATGCAAAGTCAGGAAAATGCAGTGAAGATTGTGCCTTTTGTGCCCAATCAATTTATCATAAAACAAAAATAAGAGTTTATCCTTTAATGAGTGTTAAGGAGATTGTTTCTGAGGCAAAAGAGAGGATAAAACAAGGGGCAAAAAGAATAAGTATTGTAACAAGTGGACGAAAAGTAAATAATGAAGAATTAAAGATAATCTGTGAGGCAATAAGATATATAAAAGATATGGGGGTATTTAGCTGTGTATCTTTAGGGTTACTTGATAAAGAAGCACTTTTAAAATTAAAAGAAGCAGGTTTAAATCGTTATCATCACAATCTTCAAACATCAGAGGATTTTTATCCAAAGATATGTACAACTCATAGTTATGAAGAAAAAATAAATACTATAAAAGATGCAAAAGAAATAGGGCTTTCTGTTTGTTGTGGTGGCATTATGGGGATGGGAGAAAAAGAAGAGGATCAAATAAAATTAGCATTTTTATTAAAAAAATTAAATGTAGATGCAATACCAATAAACTTTCTTCATCCAATTGCTGGAACAAGATTGGAACATTTAAAACTTTTAACTCCACTTAATTGCTTAAAGATTATTGCCATTTATCGTTTTATTTTGCCAGATAAAGAGATTATTATCTGTGGTGGAAGGGAATTAAATTTAAGGCAATTACAAAACTTTATGTTTGTTGCTGGAGCAACTGGCACTATTGTTGGAAACTATCTCACTACAAAAGGACGCACCCCAGAGGCAGATATAGAATTGGCAGAGGATATGGAGTTAAAAATTAAATAA
- a CDS encoding alpha/beta hydrolase, producing the protein MECKIFLKNVLDTPTYFLSPPSAKDNAIVLHGYGSNKEEIIGCALTIARANFNVYVPDLPGHGENKETFNLKTLKKFVEGLKRFEFKLALGHSLGARIVFQLPCERIILISPPLEAIFDGTKKELLTILRARRVKEEKYYEGLRDALKSLPITFKAFKEILFIYAKNDLLTVKEAAKRARVLNIKIEIIPDANHNDVISSQITFKRIKEWLSHSLY; encoded by the coding sequence ATGGAATGTAAGATATTTTTAAAAAATGTTTTAGATACACCCACCTATTTTTTATCTCCTCCTTCTGCCAAAGATAATGCCATTGTTTTACATGGTTATGGAAGTAATAAAGAGGAGATAATTGGTTGTGCCTTAACAATAGCAAGGGCAAATTTTAATGTATATGTGCCTGACTTACCAGGTCATGGAGAAAATAAAGAAACATTTAATTTAAAGACATTAAAAAAATTTGTTGAAGGACTTAAAAGATTTGAATTTAAATTAGCTCTTGGTCATAGCCTTGGGGCAAGGATTGTCTTTCAGCTTCCTTGTGAAAGGATTATCTTAATTTCCCCTCCTTTAGAAGCTATATTTGATGGGACAAAAAAAGAACTTTTAACTATTTTAAGAGCAAGAAGGGTAAAAGAAGAAAAATATTATGAAGGTTTAAGAGATGCCTTGAAATCATTGCCAATAACTTTTAAAGCATTTAAGGAAATTTTGTTTATTTATGCAAAAAATGATCTTTTAACTGTCAAAGAGGCAGCAAAAAGGGCAAGGGTATTAAATATAAAAATAGAAATTATCCCTGATGCAAATCACAATGATGTTATTTCATCTCAAATTACTTTTAAAAGGATAAAAGAATGGTTATCCCATTCTCTTTATTAG
- the aroA gene encoding 3-phosphoshikimate 1-carboxyvinyltransferase: MKRKILPLNEGIKLDINVPGSKSLTHRALIVAALAEGESLLKNLLLAEDTLLTISALKQMGIKIETLNNTAKIYGKNGKISSPKNPIYLGNSGTSMRLLTAICALGKGQFILTGNERMQQRPIQPLIDALKIWKVDAYTEKDNGCPPVIIKADGIKGGKTQIDASISSQFVSGLLLAAPYAENDCIIEVKGKLSSKPYVDLTLKVMKDFGIQVENKDYQYFFVPKGNYKARDYIIEGDCSTASYFWAAAAILKGEITVSPINADSAQADIGFVWILEKMGCKVEIKENGIKVIGKDLKGISVDMNNMPDVVPTLAIVAAFAKGVTEIKNVAHLRYKECDRLHALANELKKIGINVEEKKDGLIIEGGKPHGTIIETYNDHRIAMSFAIAGLKVPEIEIINPDCVKKSFPGFWETELFNF; the protein is encoded by the coding sequence ATGAAAAGAAAAATCCTTCCCTTAAATGAAGGGATAAAATTAGATATCAATGTTCCTGGTTCAAAGAGTTTAACACATAGGGCATTGATTGTTGCTGCTTTGGCAGAAGGTGAATCTTTACTTAAAAATTTGCTTTTAGCTGAAGATACCTTATTGACCATATCTGCTTTAAAGCAAATGGGTATTAAAATAGAAACCTTAAATAATACAGCTAAAATATATGGTAAGAATGGAAAGATATCTTCTCCTAAAAATCCAATTTATTTAGGAAACTCAGGTACATCAATGCGTCTTTTAACAGCCATTTGTGCTTTAGGAAAAGGGCAATTTATCTTGACAGGCAATGAACGCATGCAACAAAGACCAATTCAACCTTTAATTGATGCATTAAAGATATGGAAAGTAGATGCTTATACAGAAAAAGACAATGGTTGTCCTCCAGTGATTATTAAGGCAGATGGTATTAAAGGTGGAAAAACACAGATAGATGCATCTATTAGTAGCCAATTTGTTTCAGGTCTTTTATTAGCTGCCCCCTATGCAGAAAATGATTGTATTATTGAAGTAAAAGGAAAACTTTCTTCAAAACCATATGTAGATTTAACTCTTAAAGTAATGAAGGATTTTGGTATCCAAGTAGAAAATAAAGATTATCAATATTTTTTTGTGCCAAAGGGTAATTATAAGGCAAGAGATTATATCATTGAGGGTGATTGTTCAACTGCATCTTATTTTTGGGCAGCAGCTGCTATTTTAAAAGGTGAAATTACAGTAAGCCCAATTAATGCTGATTCTGCTCAAGCAGATATAGGATTTGTTTGGATCTTAGAAAAAATGGGCTGTAAGGTTGAAATAAAAGAAAATGGAATAAAAGTAATAGGTAAAGATTTAAAAGGGATCAGTGTTGATATGAACAATATGCCTGATGTAGTACCTACTTTAGCTATAGTAGCTGCATTTGCAAAAGGTGTTACAGAAATAAAAAATGTTGCCCATTTACGTTATAAAGAATGTGACCGTCTCCATGCTTTAGCTAATGAGTTAAAAAAGATAGGTATAAATGTAGAAGAAAAAAAGGATGGTCTTATTATTGAGGGTGGAAAACCACATGGAACCATTATTGAAACGTATAATGACCATCGTATTGCTATGAGTTTTGCTATTGCTGGACTTAAAGTACCAGAGATTGAAATCATAAATCCAGATTGTGTAAAAAAATCCTTCCCAGGATTTTGGGAAACAGAGTTATTTAATTTTTAA
- a CDS encoding shikimate dehydrogenase has protein sequence MINAETDVYAVIGYPVRHSLSPIIQNIAFNYYNLNAIYVAFEVNDLASAIKGVRALGIKGLSVTIPHKVEIMSFLDKIDETAKEIGAVNTVVNKDGKLFGFNTDWLGVILSLKEKGEISKKRFIVLGAGGAARAVVYGLKKEGAEIIILNRTYEKGLALANEFKVKALPLEKASEIKAYGLINTTPVGMWPKIEDTPLKKDILKNFSLVMDIVYHPLKTRLLREAEEMGCQTVIGLKMLVYQGAEQFRLWTGKEAPVEEMFKVAKEVLKNEKKNPSLK, from the coding sequence ATGATTAATGCAGAAACAGATGTTTATGCTGTAATTGGTTATCCAGTAAGGCATAGTTTAAGTCCTATCATCCAAAACATAGCATTTAATTATTATAATCTTAATGCTATTTATGTAGCATTTGAAGTAAATGATTTAGCATCAGCTATAAAGGGAGTAAGGGCACTTGGCATTAAAGGGCTAAGTGTGACTATACCACATAAAGTAGAAATTATGTCTTTTTTAGATAAAATAGATGAAACAGCAAAAGAGATTGGGGCAGTAAATACAGTGGTAAATAAAGATGGAAAGCTTTTTGGTTTTAATACTGACTGGTTAGGTGTTATCCTTTCCTTAAAAGAAAAAGGAGAAATTTCAAAGAAAAGATTTATTGTCCTTGGTGCTGGTGGAGCAGCTAGGGCAGTAGTTTATGGACTTAAAAAGGAAGGAGCTGAAATAATTATTTTAAATAGGACTTATGAAAAAGGGCTAGCCTTAGCAAATGAATTTAAGGTAAAGGCATTACCTTTAGAAAAGGCTTCAGAAATAAAGGCTTATGGATTAATCAATACTACACCAGTAGGTATGTGGCCAAAGATAGAAGATACTCCTTTAAAAAAGGATATCCTTAAAAATTTTTCTTTAGTTATGGATATTGTTTATCATCCTTTAAAAACAAGACTTTTAAGAGAAGCAGAGGAAATGGGTTGTCAAACAGTAATAGGGTTAAAGATGCTGGTTTATCAAGGGGCAGAACAATTTAGATTGTGGACAGGAAAGGAGGCACCAGTAGAAGAGATGTTTAAAGTAGCAAAAGAAGTATTGAAAAATGAAAAGAAAAATCCTTCCCTTAAATGA
- a CDS encoding 3-dehydroquinate synthase II produces the protein MKKVWVKVIPWQKKLVTTAIEGGADAIVVEEGKTEAVKALGRMKTVAADGDIKIDKDVVFYEIKSKEDEEKILKLTKEKIVVVTAKDWKIIPLENLVAQTTNLFAEASTAEEARTLLGILERGVDGVVVNTKDISEVKKILDLVKRWSEKIEVKVAKVKNIKQLGMGYRVCVDTCDLMAIGEGMLVGNSSGGLFLVHAENVENPYVTPRPFRVNAGPVHAYIRVIGGKTKYLSELKAGDEVLIVNHQGETRPGVVGRVKVERRPLLLVEAEVEGETISTILQNAETIRLTTPKGKPISVVQLKPGDEVVVAIEKAGRHFGIKVEETIMEK, from the coding sequence ATGAAAAAAGTATGGGTAAAAGTTATACCTTGGCAGAAAAAATTAGTTACTACCGCTATTGAGGGTGGGGCAGATGCCATTGTAGTAGAAGAAGGAAAGACTGAAGCAGTAAAGGCTTTGGGAAGGATGAAAACAGTAGCAGCAGATGGAGATATAAAGATTGATAAAGATGTGGTTTTTTATGAGATAAAAAGTAAAGAAGATGAAGAAAAGATTTTAAAATTAACAAAGGAAAAGATTGTTGTTGTCACAGCTAAAGATTGGAAGATTATTCCATTAGAAAACCTTGTTGCCCAAACAACAAATCTCTTTGCTGAGGCAAGCACTGCAGAAGAAGCTAGAACTTTACTTGGAATATTAGAAAGAGGTGTAGATGGAGTAGTAGTAAATACAAAGGATATTAGTGAGGTAAAAAAGATTTTGGATTTAGTAAAAAGGTGGTCAGAGAAGATAGAAGTTAAAGTGGCTAAAGTAAAAAATATTAAACAACTGGGGATGGGTTATCGTGTTTGTGTAGATACATGTGATTTAATGGCTATTGGAGAAGGTATGCTTGTGGGAAATAGCAGTGGTGGATTATTCCTTGTCCATGCAGAAAATGTAGAGAATCCTTATGTTACTCCAAGACCATTTAGGGTAAATGCAGGTCCAGTACATGCCTATATCAGAGTAATAGGTGGGAAGACAAAGTATCTTTCTGAATTAAAGGCAGGAGATGAAGTATTAATTGTGAATCATCAAGGTGAAACTAGACCTGGTGTAGTAGGTAGGGTAAAGGTAGAAAGGCGTCCACTTTTATTAGTTGAGGCAGAGGTAGAAGGGGAAACAATTTCTACTATATTGCAAAATGCTGAGACAATCCGTCTTACCACCCCTAAAGGTAAACCTATTTCTGTAGTGCAGTTAAAACCAGGTGATGAAGTAGTTGTAGCGATAGAAAAGGCAGGTCGCCATTTTGGCATTAAAGTAGAAGAGACTATTATGGAAAAATGA
- a CDS encoding methyltransferase domain-containing protein: MVIPFSLLADLYENKINFWFYYYIADALCKLIKDFSFKNILELGAGTGISTQVLKRYFPKAKIFATDPCIEMLRLAKNKNLNNVDYLVLKAEDVISLKEKYDLIFGNFCYHWFENGTAIRLKKCLKKDGVLAFSIPINCADGLLGNKLLLNVYRNLKKHYHFSHRPSLRFKEILKEFKDFKLSYHFLSFSESYSANEWFKILYSRGSWHYLFKGYIKEAKDFWLKYENKKEIPLRWHILLLIGINNGKS, encoded by the coding sequence ATGGTTATCCCATTCTCTTTATTAGCTGATTTATATGAAAATAAAATAAATTTTTGGTTTTATTATTATATTGCAGATGCCTTATGTAAATTAATAAAAGATTTTTCTTTCAAAAATATTTTAGAGCTTGGAGCAGGTACAGGTATCTCTACGCAGGTTTTAAAAAGATACTTTCCTAAGGCAAAGATTTTTGCTACTGATCCATGTATAGAGATGTTGAGATTAGCAAAAAATAAGAATTTAAATAATGTAGATTATCTTGTTTTAAAAGCAGAGGATGTTATTTCTCTTAAAGAAAAATATGACCTTATCTTTGGTAACTTTTGTTATCATTGGTTTGAAAATGGTACAGCAATTAGATTAAAAAAATGTCTTAAAAAAGATGGTGTTTTAGCCTTTTCTATACCAATCAATTGTGCAGATGGTCTTTTAGGAAATAAGTTACTTTTAAATGTTTATCGCAATTTAAAAAAACATTATCATTTTTCTCATAGACCTTCATTGAGGTTTAAAGAGATATTAAAAGAGTTTAAGGACTTTAAATTATCTTACCATTTTCTCTCTTTTTCTGAATCTTATTCTGCTAATGAATGGTTTAAAATCTTATATAGTCGTGGTTCATGGCATTATCTTTTTAAAGGATATATAAAAGAGGCAAAAGATTTTTGGTTAAAATATGAAAATAAAAAAGAAATACCTTTAAGATGGCATATTTTACTTTTAATTGGGATTAATAATGGAAAATCTTAA